One Agelaius phoeniceus isolate bAgePho1 chromosome 6, bAgePho1.hap1, whole genome shotgun sequence DNA window includes the following coding sequences:
- the ZC3H14 gene encoding zinc finger CCCH domain-containing protein 14 isoform X2 yields MEIGTEISRKIRGAIKGKLQELGAYVDEELPDYIMVMVANKKSQEQMTEDLSLFLGNNTVRFTVWLHGVLDKLRSVTTEPTSVKSSESNIFESNLPSSKSSSCVSDERRREDILPPLAVSSTRTERNDSRVSTSSQEQRNTASRQSCEDGSASRLTSTVKPLRELSPSEAVIDIKPEPDDLIDEDLNFVQENPLSRKKPIVTVTYGSSRPSAEIYRPPAVRSADGNVHVPRLSQQGSLQGSRQLDTQGCRSLETGQLCNPEAFGSLAEGHRPTSKLGADKVGSEEESSRKRRLPVVSSVVKVKKFCNDGEDEEEEEDYGLRTGSISSSVSVPAKPERRPSLPPSKQANKNLILKAISEAQESVTKTTNYSTVPQKQTVPVAPRTRISPEESQLEVIHVQSRLPVLSSQLQVEESKEQTVEGIQGIEQKELSCRLQIDPMIEDALQVSQDYCDPESLVHSDTRSFILKKPRLSEEMVPQNQQLGKKGTEAVRVHSGRLIQTRDQLAQPEKPASPKFIVTLDGVPSPPGYLSDQEEEEMCLMEGLKPVTQHMCAGRGLKSLRAQQMQIVTRQLENCDVEMEDLSMLQRQEKVLDRCKYWPACKNGDECVYHHPTLPCKVFPNCKFADKCLFIHPNCKYDAKCTKPDCPYTHASRRIPHPSPKPAPLPTLSIPSSSPLCKFFPACKKMECPFYHPKHCRFNTQCTRPDCTFYHPTVAVPPRHALKWTRTQASE; encoded by the exons ATGGAGATCGGCACCGAGATCAGCCGCAAGATCCGG gGTGCTATAAAAGGAAAGTTACAGGAGCTGGGGGCTTATGTTG ATGAAGAGCTCCCTGATTATATTATGGTTATGGTGGCCAATAAGAAGAGTCAAGAGCAGATGACAGAAgacctttcccttttccttggaaACAATACTGTCAGGTTTACTGTCTG GCTCCATGGTGTTTTGGATAAGCTGCGCTCCGTGACTACTG AACCAACCAGTGTAAAATCTTCAGAATCTAATATCTTTGAGAGCAACCTGCCTTCCAGCAAAAGCAGTTCATGTGTGAGTGATGAGAGAAGGCGGGAGGATATCTTGCCCCCCCTTGCAGTGTCAAGCACTCGGACTGAAAGAAATGACTCCAGAGTTTCAACCAGCTCACAGGAGCAAAGGAACACTGCTTCCAG GCAGTCTTGTGAAGATGGTTCTGCATCCCGCTTAACGTCTACGGTCAAGCCTTTGAGGGAATTGTCACcttctgaagctgtaattgaCATTAAACCTGAACCAGATGATCTAATTGATGAAGACCTAAACTTTGTGCAGGAGAATCCTTTGTCACGGAAGAAACCCATTGTGACTGTAACTTACGGTTCCTCTCGTCCCTCGGCCGAGATCTACCGGCCCCCAGCTGTCAGGAGTGCAGATGGCAACGTGCACGTGCCCAGATTGTCACAGCAGGGCAGCCTGCAGGGGAGCCGCCAGTTAGACACACAAGGCTGCAGGTCTTTGGAAACAGGCCAGCTGTGCAATCCAGAAGCATTTGGCAGCTTAGCAGAAGGTCACAGACCCACCTCCAAACTCGGTGCTGATAAAGTGGGCAGTGAG GAGGAAAGCTCCAGGAAGAGACGGCTGCCTGTTGTAAGCTCGGTAGTCAAAGTGAAAAAGTTCTGTAATGATGGAgaagatgaagaggaagaggaagactATGGATTGCGAACAGGAAGCATCTCCAGCAGTGTGTCTGTACCTGCAAAGCCAGAGAGAAG aCCTTCGTTGCCGCCTTCAAAACAGGCCAATAAGAATTTAATACTGAAAGCAATCTCTGAAGCACAGGAATCGGTTACAAAAACAACCAATTATTCCACTG TTCCACAGAAACAGACTGTTCCAGTTGCACCAAGAACTCGAATTAGCCCAGAAGAATCACAGTTAGAAGTAATTCATGTGCAAAGCAGACTGCCTGTTCTGAGTTCTCAGCTTCAAGTAGAAGAGTCAAAGGAGCAGACAGTTGAAGGAATTCAAG GAATTGAACAAAAGGAGCTCTCTTGTCGGCTTCAGATTGATCCTATGATTGAAGATGCCTTGCAAGTGTCTCAGG ATTACTGTGACCCAGAGTCTCTGGTGCACTCAGATACTCGCTCGTTCATCCTGAAGAAGCCCAGGTTGTCAGAGGAGATGGTGCCACAGAATCAGCAACTGGGGAAGAAGGGCACAGAGGCAGTGCGAGTTCACTCAGGACGTCTGATACAGACACG AGACCAGCTTGCACAGCCAGAGAAGCCTGCTAGTCCCAAGTTCATTGTGACACTGGATGGCGTGCCCAGTCCACCAGGATATCTCTCTgatcaggaggaggaagagatgTGTCTAATGGAAGGGTTGAAGCCAGTTACCCAGCACATGTGTGCTGGCAGAGGATTGAAAAGTCTTCGAGCACAGCAGATGCAGATTGTAACCAGGCAGCTGGAGAACTGTGATG TGGAAATGGAAGACTTAAGTATGCTACAAAGGCAGGAGAAGGTGCTGGACCGCTGCAAGTACTGGCCTGCCTGTAAAAATGGAGATGAATGTGTGTACCATCACCCCACACTACCTTGCAA AGTTTTTCCTAACTGCAAATTTGCTGATAAATGTCTGTTCATCCATCCAAACTGTAAATACGATGCGAAGTGCACTAAGCCAGACTGTCCTTACACTCACGCCAGTCGACGAATCCCCCATCCATCTCCTAAACCAG CACCCCTGCCCACACTGTCCATACCCTCCAGTAGTCCGCTGTGCAAGTTTTTTCCAGCTTGTAAGAAAATGGAGTGTCCATTTTACCACCCAAAA CATTGTAGGTTTAATACACAATGTACGAGACCAGACTGCACTTTCTACCATCCCACTGTTGCTGTACCTCCACGCCACGCCTTGAAATGGACTCGAACTCAAGCCAG tGAATGA
- the ZC3H14 gene encoding zinc finger CCCH domain-containing protein 14 isoform X4 translates to MEIGTEISRKIRGAIKGKLQELGAYVDEELPDYIMVMVANKKSQEQMTEDLSLFLGNNTVRFTVWLHGVLDKLRSVTTEPTSVKSSESNIFESNLPSSKSSSCVSDERRREDILPPLAVSSTRTERNDSRVSTSSQEQRNTASRQSCEDGSASRLTSTVKPLRELSPSEAVIDIKPEPDDLIDEDLNFVQENPLSRKKPIVTVTYGSSRPSAEIYRPPAVRSADGNVHVPRLSQQGSLQGSRQLDTQGCRSLETGQLCNPEAFGSLAEGHRPTSKLGADKVGSEEESSRKRRLPVVSSVVKVKKFCNDGEDEEEEEDYGLRTGSISSSVSVPAKPERRPSLPPSKQANKNLILKAISEAQESVTKTTNYSTGIEQKELSCRLQIDPMIEDALQVSQDYCDPESLVHSDTRSFILKKPRLSEEMVPQNQQLGKKGTEAVRVHSGRLIQTRDQLAQPEKPASPKFIVTLDGVPSPPGYLSDQEEEEMCLMEGLKPVTQHMCAGRGLKSLRAQQMQIVTRQLENCDVEMEDLSMLQRQEKVLDRCKYWPACKNGDECVYHHPTLPCKVFPNCKFADKCLFIHPNCKYDAKCTKPDCPYTHASRRIPHPSPKPAPLPTLSIPSSSPLCKFFPACKKMECPFYHPKHCRFNTQCTRPDCTFYHPTVAVPPRHALKWTRTQASE, encoded by the exons ATGGAGATCGGCACCGAGATCAGCCGCAAGATCCGG gGTGCTATAAAAGGAAAGTTACAGGAGCTGGGGGCTTATGTTG ATGAAGAGCTCCCTGATTATATTATGGTTATGGTGGCCAATAAGAAGAGTCAAGAGCAGATGACAGAAgacctttcccttttccttggaaACAATACTGTCAGGTTTACTGTCTG GCTCCATGGTGTTTTGGATAAGCTGCGCTCCGTGACTACTG AACCAACCAGTGTAAAATCTTCAGAATCTAATATCTTTGAGAGCAACCTGCCTTCCAGCAAAAGCAGTTCATGTGTGAGTGATGAGAGAAGGCGGGAGGATATCTTGCCCCCCCTTGCAGTGTCAAGCACTCGGACTGAAAGAAATGACTCCAGAGTTTCAACCAGCTCACAGGAGCAAAGGAACACTGCTTCCAG GCAGTCTTGTGAAGATGGTTCTGCATCCCGCTTAACGTCTACGGTCAAGCCTTTGAGGGAATTGTCACcttctgaagctgtaattgaCATTAAACCTGAACCAGATGATCTAATTGATGAAGACCTAAACTTTGTGCAGGAGAATCCTTTGTCACGGAAGAAACCCATTGTGACTGTAACTTACGGTTCCTCTCGTCCCTCGGCCGAGATCTACCGGCCCCCAGCTGTCAGGAGTGCAGATGGCAACGTGCACGTGCCCAGATTGTCACAGCAGGGCAGCCTGCAGGGGAGCCGCCAGTTAGACACACAAGGCTGCAGGTCTTTGGAAACAGGCCAGCTGTGCAATCCAGAAGCATTTGGCAGCTTAGCAGAAGGTCACAGACCCACCTCCAAACTCGGTGCTGATAAAGTGGGCAGTGAG GAGGAAAGCTCCAGGAAGAGACGGCTGCCTGTTGTAAGCTCGGTAGTCAAAGTGAAAAAGTTCTGTAATGATGGAgaagatgaagaggaagaggaagactATGGATTGCGAACAGGAAGCATCTCCAGCAGTGTGTCTGTACCTGCAAAGCCAGAGAGAAG aCCTTCGTTGCCGCCTTCAAAACAGGCCAATAAGAATTTAATACTGAAAGCAATCTCTGAAGCACAGGAATCGGTTACAAAAACAACCAATTATTCCACTG GAATTGAACAAAAGGAGCTCTCTTGTCGGCTTCAGATTGATCCTATGATTGAAGATGCCTTGCAAGTGTCTCAGG ATTACTGTGACCCAGAGTCTCTGGTGCACTCAGATACTCGCTCGTTCATCCTGAAGAAGCCCAGGTTGTCAGAGGAGATGGTGCCACAGAATCAGCAACTGGGGAAGAAGGGCACAGAGGCAGTGCGAGTTCACTCAGGACGTCTGATACAGACACG AGACCAGCTTGCACAGCCAGAGAAGCCTGCTAGTCCCAAGTTCATTGTGACACTGGATGGCGTGCCCAGTCCACCAGGATATCTCTCTgatcaggaggaggaagagatgTGTCTAATGGAAGGGTTGAAGCCAGTTACCCAGCACATGTGTGCTGGCAGAGGATTGAAAAGTCTTCGAGCACAGCAGATGCAGATTGTAACCAGGCAGCTGGAGAACTGTGATG TGGAAATGGAAGACTTAAGTATGCTACAAAGGCAGGAGAAGGTGCTGGACCGCTGCAAGTACTGGCCTGCCTGTAAAAATGGAGATGAATGTGTGTACCATCACCCCACACTACCTTGCAA AGTTTTTCCTAACTGCAAATTTGCTGATAAATGTCTGTTCATCCATCCAAACTGTAAATACGATGCGAAGTGCACTAAGCCAGACTGTCCTTACACTCACGCCAGTCGACGAATCCCCCATCCATCTCCTAAACCAG CACCCCTGCCCACACTGTCCATACCCTCCAGTAGTCCGCTGTGCAAGTTTTTTCCAGCTTGTAAGAAAATGGAGTGTCCATTTTACCACCCAAAA CATTGTAGGTTTAATACACAATGTACGAGACCAGACTGCACTTTCTACCATCCCACTGTTGCTGTACCTCCACGCCACGCCTTGAAATGGACTCGAACTCAAGCCAG tGAATGA
- the ZC3H14 gene encoding zinc finger CCCH domain-containing protein 14 isoform X1 → MEIGTEISRKIRGAIKGKLQELGAYVDEELPDYIMVMVANKKSQEQMTEDLSLFLGNNTVRFTVWLHGVLDKLRSVTTEPTSVKSSESNIFESNLPSSKSSSCVSDERRREDILPPLAVSSTRTERNDSRVSTSSQEQRNTASRQSCEDGSASRLTSTVKPLRELSPSEAVIDIKPEPDDLIDEDLNFVQENPLSRKKPIVTVTYGSSRPSAEIYRPPAVRSADGNVHVPRLSQQGSLQGSRQLDTQGCRSLETGQLCNPEAFGSLAEGHRPTSKLGADKVGSEEESSRKRRLPVVSSVVKVKKFCNDGEDEEEEEDYGLRTGSISSSVSVPAKPERRPSLPPSKQANKNLILKAISEAQESVTKTTNYSTVPQKQTVPVAPRTRISPEESQLEVIHVQSRLPVLSSQLQVEESKEQTVEGIQGIEQKELSCRLQIDPMIEDALQVSQDYCDPESLVHSDTRSFILKKPRLSEEMVPQNQQLGKKGTEAVRVHSGRLIQTRDQLAQPEKPASPKFIVTLDGVPSPPGYLSDQEEEEMCLMEGLKPVTQHMCAGRGLKSLRAQQMQIVTRQLENCDVEMEDLSMLQRQEKVLDRCKYWPACKNGDECVYHHPTLPCKVFPNCKFADKCLFIHPNCKYDAKCTKPDCPYTHASRRIPHPSPKPAPLPTLSIPSSSPLCKFFPACKKMECPFYHPKVRYISYLPSVLERDLKHATLGQEMLIGFNTFLFCCSHFDFAL, encoded by the exons ATGGAGATCGGCACCGAGATCAGCCGCAAGATCCGG gGTGCTATAAAAGGAAAGTTACAGGAGCTGGGGGCTTATGTTG ATGAAGAGCTCCCTGATTATATTATGGTTATGGTGGCCAATAAGAAGAGTCAAGAGCAGATGACAGAAgacctttcccttttccttggaaACAATACTGTCAGGTTTACTGTCTG GCTCCATGGTGTTTTGGATAAGCTGCGCTCCGTGACTACTG AACCAACCAGTGTAAAATCTTCAGAATCTAATATCTTTGAGAGCAACCTGCCTTCCAGCAAAAGCAGTTCATGTGTGAGTGATGAGAGAAGGCGGGAGGATATCTTGCCCCCCCTTGCAGTGTCAAGCACTCGGACTGAAAGAAATGACTCCAGAGTTTCAACCAGCTCACAGGAGCAAAGGAACACTGCTTCCAG GCAGTCTTGTGAAGATGGTTCTGCATCCCGCTTAACGTCTACGGTCAAGCCTTTGAGGGAATTGTCACcttctgaagctgtaattgaCATTAAACCTGAACCAGATGATCTAATTGATGAAGACCTAAACTTTGTGCAGGAGAATCCTTTGTCACGGAAGAAACCCATTGTGACTGTAACTTACGGTTCCTCTCGTCCCTCGGCCGAGATCTACCGGCCCCCAGCTGTCAGGAGTGCAGATGGCAACGTGCACGTGCCCAGATTGTCACAGCAGGGCAGCCTGCAGGGGAGCCGCCAGTTAGACACACAAGGCTGCAGGTCTTTGGAAACAGGCCAGCTGTGCAATCCAGAAGCATTTGGCAGCTTAGCAGAAGGTCACAGACCCACCTCCAAACTCGGTGCTGATAAAGTGGGCAGTGAG GAGGAAAGCTCCAGGAAGAGACGGCTGCCTGTTGTAAGCTCGGTAGTCAAAGTGAAAAAGTTCTGTAATGATGGAgaagatgaagaggaagaggaagactATGGATTGCGAACAGGAAGCATCTCCAGCAGTGTGTCTGTACCTGCAAAGCCAGAGAGAAG aCCTTCGTTGCCGCCTTCAAAACAGGCCAATAAGAATTTAATACTGAAAGCAATCTCTGAAGCACAGGAATCGGTTACAAAAACAACCAATTATTCCACTG TTCCACAGAAACAGACTGTTCCAGTTGCACCAAGAACTCGAATTAGCCCAGAAGAATCACAGTTAGAAGTAATTCATGTGCAAAGCAGACTGCCTGTTCTGAGTTCTCAGCTTCAAGTAGAAGAGTCAAAGGAGCAGACAGTTGAAGGAATTCAAG GAATTGAACAAAAGGAGCTCTCTTGTCGGCTTCAGATTGATCCTATGATTGAAGATGCCTTGCAAGTGTCTCAGG ATTACTGTGACCCAGAGTCTCTGGTGCACTCAGATACTCGCTCGTTCATCCTGAAGAAGCCCAGGTTGTCAGAGGAGATGGTGCCACAGAATCAGCAACTGGGGAAGAAGGGCACAGAGGCAGTGCGAGTTCACTCAGGACGTCTGATACAGACACG AGACCAGCTTGCACAGCCAGAGAAGCCTGCTAGTCCCAAGTTCATTGTGACACTGGATGGCGTGCCCAGTCCACCAGGATATCTCTCTgatcaggaggaggaagagatgTGTCTAATGGAAGGGTTGAAGCCAGTTACCCAGCACATGTGTGCTGGCAGAGGATTGAAAAGTCTTCGAGCACAGCAGATGCAGATTGTAACCAGGCAGCTGGAGAACTGTGATG TGGAAATGGAAGACTTAAGTATGCTACAAAGGCAGGAGAAGGTGCTGGACCGCTGCAAGTACTGGCCTGCCTGTAAAAATGGAGATGAATGTGTGTACCATCACCCCACACTACCTTGCAA AGTTTTTCCTAACTGCAAATTTGCTGATAAATGTCTGTTCATCCATCCAAACTGTAAATACGATGCGAAGTGCACTAAGCCAGACTGTCCTTACACTCACGCCAGTCGACGAATCCCCCATCCATCTCCTAAACCAG CACCCCTGCCCACACTGTCCATACCCTCCAGTAGTCCGCTGTGCAAGTTTTTTCCAGCTTGTAAGAAAATGGAGTGTCCATTTTACCACCCAAAAGTAAGATATATCTCCTATCTTCCTTCCGTTCTAGAAAGAGACTTAAAACATGCTACTTTGGGACAGGAAATGTTAATAGGATTTAacacttttttattttgctgttcaCATTTTGACTTTGCTTTATAA
- the ZC3H14 gene encoding zinc finger CCCH domain-containing protein 14 isoform X3, whose product MVMVANKKSQEQMTEDLSLFLGNNTVRFTVWLHGVLDKLRSVTTEPTSVKSSESNIFESNLPSSKSSSCVSDERRREDILPPLAVSSTRTERNDSRVSTSSQEQRNTASRQSCEDGSASRLTSTVKPLRELSPSEAVIDIKPEPDDLIDEDLNFVQENPLSRKKPIVTVTYGSSRPSAEIYRPPAVRSADGNVHVPRLSQQGSLQGSRQLDTQGCRSLETGQLCNPEAFGSLAEGHRPTSKLGADKVGSEEESSRKRRLPVVSSVVKVKKFCNDGEDEEEEEDYGLRTGSISSSVSVPAKPERRPSLPPSKQANKNLILKAISEAQESVTKTTNYSTVPQKQTVPVAPRTRISPEESQLEVIHVQSRLPVLSSQLQVEESKEQTVEGIQGIEQKELSCRLQIDPMIEDALQVSQDYCDPESLVHSDTRSFILKKPRLSEEMVPQNQQLGKKGTEAVRVHSGRLIQTRDQLAQPEKPASPKFIVTLDGVPSPPGYLSDQEEEEMCLMEGLKPVTQHMCAGRGLKSLRAQQMQIVTRQLENCDVEMEDLSMLQRQEKVLDRCKYWPACKNGDECVYHHPTLPCKVFPNCKFADKCLFIHPNCKYDAKCTKPDCPYTHASRRIPHPSPKPAPLPTLSIPSSSPLCKFFPACKKMECPFYHPKHCRFNTQCTRPDCTFYHPTVAVPPRHALKWTRTQASE is encoded by the exons ATGGTTATGGTGGCCAATAAGAAGAGTCAAGAGCAGATGACAGAAgacctttcccttttccttggaaACAATACTGTCAGGTTTACTGTCTG GCTCCATGGTGTTTTGGATAAGCTGCGCTCCGTGACTACTG AACCAACCAGTGTAAAATCTTCAGAATCTAATATCTTTGAGAGCAACCTGCCTTCCAGCAAAAGCAGTTCATGTGTGAGTGATGAGAGAAGGCGGGAGGATATCTTGCCCCCCCTTGCAGTGTCAAGCACTCGGACTGAAAGAAATGACTCCAGAGTTTCAACCAGCTCACAGGAGCAAAGGAACACTGCTTCCAG GCAGTCTTGTGAAGATGGTTCTGCATCCCGCTTAACGTCTACGGTCAAGCCTTTGAGGGAATTGTCACcttctgaagctgtaattgaCATTAAACCTGAACCAGATGATCTAATTGATGAAGACCTAAACTTTGTGCAGGAGAATCCTTTGTCACGGAAGAAACCCATTGTGACTGTAACTTACGGTTCCTCTCGTCCCTCGGCCGAGATCTACCGGCCCCCAGCTGTCAGGAGTGCAGATGGCAACGTGCACGTGCCCAGATTGTCACAGCAGGGCAGCCTGCAGGGGAGCCGCCAGTTAGACACACAAGGCTGCAGGTCTTTGGAAACAGGCCAGCTGTGCAATCCAGAAGCATTTGGCAGCTTAGCAGAAGGTCACAGACCCACCTCCAAACTCGGTGCTGATAAAGTGGGCAGTGAG GAGGAAAGCTCCAGGAAGAGACGGCTGCCTGTTGTAAGCTCGGTAGTCAAAGTGAAAAAGTTCTGTAATGATGGAgaagatgaagaggaagaggaagactATGGATTGCGAACAGGAAGCATCTCCAGCAGTGTGTCTGTACCTGCAAAGCCAGAGAGAAG aCCTTCGTTGCCGCCTTCAAAACAGGCCAATAAGAATTTAATACTGAAAGCAATCTCTGAAGCACAGGAATCGGTTACAAAAACAACCAATTATTCCACTG TTCCACAGAAACAGACTGTTCCAGTTGCACCAAGAACTCGAATTAGCCCAGAAGAATCACAGTTAGAAGTAATTCATGTGCAAAGCAGACTGCCTGTTCTGAGTTCTCAGCTTCAAGTAGAAGAGTCAAAGGAGCAGACAGTTGAAGGAATTCAAG GAATTGAACAAAAGGAGCTCTCTTGTCGGCTTCAGATTGATCCTATGATTGAAGATGCCTTGCAAGTGTCTCAGG ATTACTGTGACCCAGAGTCTCTGGTGCACTCAGATACTCGCTCGTTCATCCTGAAGAAGCCCAGGTTGTCAGAGGAGATGGTGCCACAGAATCAGCAACTGGGGAAGAAGGGCACAGAGGCAGTGCGAGTTCACTCAGGACGTCTGATACAGACACG AGACCAGCTTGCACAGCCAGAGAAGCCTGCTAGTCCCAAGTTCATTGTGACACTGGATGGCGTGCCCAGTCCACCAGGATATCTCTCTgatcaggaggaggaagagatgTGTCTAATGGAAGGGTTGAAGCCAGTTACCCAGCACATGTGTGCTGGCAGAGGATTGAAAAGTCTTCGAGCACAGCAGATGCAGATTGTAACCAGGCAGCTGGAGAACTGTGATG TGGAAATGGAAGACTTAAGTATGCTACAAAGGCAGGAGAAGGTGCTGGACCGCTGCAAGTACTGGCCTGCCTGTAAAAATGGAGATGAATGTGTGTACCATCACCCCACACTACCTTGCAA AGTTTTTCCTAACTGCAAATTTGCTGATAAATGTCTGTTCATCCATCCAAACTGTAAATACGATGCGAAGTGCACTAAGCCAGACTGTCCTTACACTCACGCCAGTCGACGAATCCCCCATCCATCTCCTAAACCAG CACCCCTGCCCACACTGTCCATACCCTCCAGTAGTCCGCTGTGCAAGTTTTTTCCAGCTTGTAAGAAAATGGAGTGTCCATTTTACCACCCAAAA CATTGTAGGTTTAATACACAATGTACGAGACCAGACTGCACTTTCTACCATCCCACTGTTGCTGTACCTCCACGCCACGCCTTGAAATGGACTCGAACTCAAGCCAG tGAATGA